The following nucleotide sequence is from Streptomyces leeuwenhoekii.
CGGGTCCCCTGCCCGGCTCGGGGTTCGGGCCGGTCACGGGTGCGGGCGCGGTGACGCCTCCTCCTCCCACGGGCAGCCCCATCGCCGCTCCCCCTCCGCCTCCGCCGGGCTCCTTCCCGCTCGCGCCCTCCGGGGGTCCCGTCACCTCCGCCGCCCCGGCGGCCGGTTCCGCCGCCGCGGATTCCGCCGGCGCCGCGGTGAGCGGCGCCCCGGAAGGTGCCGGCGCGGCGGCGGGCGAGGCGTCCGCCGCCCCCGCCGGTGATGCAGCGCCCGCTCCTGCCTCCGGCGACGCGCAGACGCCGGGCGGGGCGGAGTCGTCCGCCGGCCCGGGCGGCGCGGAAGCCGCGTCCGGCACCGGTGAGCAGGAGACGACGGAGCAGGGCACGGACGAAGATGTCGCGTCCCGGCCGGAGCCGCAGGGCGGCGACGGGGCGGCCGCACCAGGCCCGGAGGACGGCGCGAGCCCGGCGTCCGACCCGGGCGACGGCGGCGAGGCCCAGGGCGCCGAGCCCGCGGGCGACGCCCCGGCCGCGCCGGGCGGCACACCGGAGCAGACCGAGAGCCCGCAGCAGGACGCGTCGCCCGGCTGGCGGCCTCCGCCCGCGCCGCAGGGGGCTGTTCCGCCGCTCCCGCCGCAGTTCCCGTCGGCGGCCACCGGCGGGGCGCCGGCGGCCGCGCCGGAGTGGCCGACGGCGTCCGGACAGCCGCAGCCGCCCATGGCGCAGCCCGCCGACCCGTCCGCGCCCGCCCGGCCACCGGCCGCCGCGGCCCCGCCCCAGGCGCCGCAGCCCGCGCCGGGCGGCTGGCCGGCCGCTCCCGGCCGGCCCCCCGCTCCGCAGGCCGGTTACGGCTTCCCCCCGTCGGCCCCGCAGGGCGGTTACGGCTACCCGCAGCCGCCGATGCCCCAGCCCCCGCAGCCCGGGTACGGCTACCCGCAGCCGCCCCAGCCGGGTTACGGCTACCCGCAGCCGCCGGTGCCCCAGCCGCCGCAGCCGGGCTACGGCTACCCGCAGCAGCCCCCCTTCGCGCAGCCCCAGCAGCCCCAGCAGCCGCCCGTGCAGCCCGGTCAGCCCGGGCAGCCCCTGCCGCCGCCGGCGCAGGGACAGCCGCAGCCGGGACAGCCGCAGCCCGGGCAGCCCCCGGTGCCGGGGCAGCCGCCGCAGGCGCAGCACCCGTATGCGCAGCCGTCCGGCCAGCCCGGTGTGGACCCCCGTACCGGTGCCCCCTGGCCGCAGGCGGTCCAGCACGACCAGCGGGAGCAGATCAACCCGGGCGCGCCGCTCGGCTACAACGCCGCCGTGGAGCTGACCTCCGACCGGCTGGTGAACACCAAGAGGCAGAAGGCCAAGAGCAGCCGGCCCACCCCCGGCGGGTCGAGGTTCAAGCTCGGCGGCAAGAAGGAGGAGCAGGAGAGGCAGCGCAAGCTCGAGCTCATCCGCACGCCGGTGCTCTCCTGCTACCGGATCGCCGTCATCAGCCTGAAGGGCGGCGTCGGCAAGACGACCACCACGACGGCTCTCGGCTCGACGCTCGCCAGCGAGCGGCAGGACAAGATCCTCGCCATCGACGCCAACCCGGACGCCGGCACGCTGGGCCGCCGGGTGCGCCGGGAGACCGGTGCCACCATCCGTGACCTCGTCCAGGCGATCCCGTACCTCAACTCGTACATGGACATCCGCCGTTTCACGTCGCAGGCGCCCTCCGGTCTGGAGATCATCGCCAACGACGTGGACCCGGCCGTGTCGACGACGTTCAACGACGAGGACTACCGGCGCGCGATCGACGTGCTGGGCAGGCAGTACCCGATCATCCTCACCGACTCGGGTACCGGACTGCTCTACAGCGCCATGCGCGGGGTGCTCGACCTCGCCGACCAGTTGATCATCATCTCCACGCCGTCGGTGGACGGGGCGAGCAGCGCCAGTACGACGCTCGACTGGCTGTCCGCGCACGGGTACGCGTCCCTGGTCTCGCGGTCCCTCACGGTCATCTCGGGGGTGCGCGAGACCGGCAAGATGATCAAGGTGGAGGACATCGTCACCCACTTCGAGCAGCGGTGCCGGGGCGTGATCGTCGTACCGTTCGACGAGCATCTGGCGGCGGGTGCCGAGGTCGATCTCGACATGATGCGGCCCAAGGTGCGCGAGGCGTACTTCGACCTGGCCGCGAAGGTGGCCGAGGACTTCGTGCGGGCCCAGCAGGAGCAGGGGCTGTGGACCTCGGACGGCAATCCGCCGCCCACCATGGCTCCGCCGATGCCGGGGCATCCGTCCGCGGGCGGGCAGCCGTTCCAGGGGCACCCCGGGGCCCAGCCCGGCCAGCCCTGGCAGCCCGGTCCTCAGCCCGGGTACGCCCCGAACCCGTACGGCCATCCCGGTGGGGGGCAGCCGGGAGCGGGGATGCCGCCCGGGCAGTTGCCGCCCCAGCAGTAGCGCGCGCCGGATCACCGGTGCCCGTCGGCCCGGGGCCCGTACCGTCTTCCGCGGTACGGGTCCCGGGCCTTCTCCGTGTCCGGAGGGCGGCCGGGGCGGTCGGCGTCACGCCCTGGCCAGCGGGGCGTCAGTGGTCTCGACCAATGATTGAAAAGTGATCCTAGATTCGTTGTTTTCGCAGGCCACGCGGGGTGGACGCGCCATTGACGGGTGCAACAGCCGCTGATAGACACACTCATCATCCATCGGCACCTGATCAACCCGTCCGTCCCCTGCGAGCGATGACGCGAGGTCACCGACCCCATGGACACTCAGACACGCAGCCTTCCGGGCCGCGTCCGGCTCCTCGCGGGCGCGGGGGCGGCGGCGCTCACCCTCACCGCCTCACTCGCGACTCCGCTGAACCCCTCCCCCGCGCAGGCACGGGCGGCCGGTGACGGCGAGAAGGTGCTGACCGTCGCGGTGGCGCAGAGCGTGGACTCGCTCAGCCCCTTCCTGGCGGTGCGCCTGCTCAGCACCAGCATCCAGCGGCTGATGTACGAGTTCCTGACCAACTACGACCCCGAGGACGCCCGTGCCGTCCCGGGCCTGGCCACCACGTGGGAGTCGTCGCCGGACAAACTGACCTGGACGTACACGATCCGCTCCGACTCCACATGGTCGGACGGGAAGCGGGTCACCGCGGAGGACGCGGCCTGGACGTTCAACAAGATGATGACCGACCAGGGCGCGGCCACCGCCAACGGCAGCTTCGTCGGCAACTTCGAGAAGGTCACCGCCGCGAGCCCGACCAAGCTGGTCATCGAGCTGAAGAAGCCGCAGGCCACGATGACCGCGCTGGACGTGCCGATCGTGCCGAAGCACGTCTGGGAGAAGGTCGGCGACTTCTCGAAGTTCAACAACGACTCGAGCTTCCCCGTCGTCGGCAACGGGCCGTTCGTCCTCACCGACTACAAGGCCGACAGCTATGTCCGCCTCAAGGCCAACAAGACCTTCTGGCGCGGCGCGCCCAAGTTCGACGAGCTGGTCTTCCGCTACTACAAGGACCAGGACGCGGCCGTCTCCGCCCTGCGCAAGGGCGAGGTGTCCTTCGTCGCCGGATCGCCCTCCCTGACCCCGGCCCAGGCCGCCTCCCTGGAGGGCGAGCGGAACATCCGCGTCAACGACGCCCCGGGCCGCCGCTTCTACGCCCTGGCCACCAATCCGGGAGCCAGGGCGAAGGACGGCCGGACGTTCGGCGACGGCCACCCGTCCCTGCTGGACCAGCGGGTGCGGCACGCCCTGTTCATGGCCGTCGACCGCGAGGCCATCATCGACAAGGTGTTCCGGGGGCACGCCGTCGAGGGCGAGGGCTACATCCCGCCGCGCTTCTCGCAGTACTTCTGGAAGCCGTCGGCGAGCCGGAAGCTGGCGTACGACCCGGCGAAGGCGGCCCGGCTGCTCGACCAGGC
It contains:
- a CDS encoding SCO5717 family growth-regulating ATPase — its product is MHSDRDGMRVGWTTPSDDQSDAEAAVETTGEFTIDYAAPAWYTQSASTGGEQAAPAPAPAHTPGPTDTTGSGGSGPAAPPAPAAPPAVAPAPGPVPAQGQVPGAGQAPAAGGHVPGQAQAPAAGGPVPGQAQVPAPGPLPGSGFGPVTGAGAVTPPPPTGSPIAAPPPPPPGSFPLAPSGGPVTSAAPAAGSAAADSAGAAVSGAPEGAGAAAGEASAAPAGDAAPAPASGDAQTPGGAESSAGPGGAEAASGTGEQETTEQGTDEDVASRPEPQGGDGAAAPGPEDGASPASDPGDGGEAQGAEPAGDAPAAPGGTPEQTESPQQDASPGWRPPPAPQGAVPPLPPQFPSAATGGAPAAAPEWPTASGQPQPPMAQPADPSAPARPPAAAAPPQAPQPAPGGWPAAPGRPPAPQAGYGFPPSAPQGGYGYPQPPMPQPPQPGYGYPQPPQPGYGYPQPPVPQPPQPGYGYPQQPPFAQPQQPQQPPVQPGQPGQPLPPPAQGQPQPGQPQPGQPPVPGQPPQAQHPYAQPSGQPGVDPRTGAPWPQAVQHDQREQINPGAPLGYNAAVELTSDRLVNTKRQKAKSSRPTPGGSRFKLGGKKEEQERQRKLELIRTPVLSCYRIAVISLKGGVGKTTTTTALGSTLASERQDKILAIDANPDAGTLGRRVRRETGATIRDLVQAIPYLNSYMDIRRFTSQAPSGLEIIANDVDPAVSTTFNDEDYRRAIDVLGRQYPIILTDSGTGLLYSAMRGVLDLADQLIIISTPSVDGASSASTTLDWLSAHGYASLVSRSLTVISGVRETGKMIKVEDIVTHFEQRCRGVIVVPFDEHLAAGAEVDLDMMRPKVREAYFDLAAKVAEDFVRAQQEQGLWTSDGNPPPTMAPPMPGHPSAGGQPFQGHPGAQPGQPWQPGPQPGYAPNPYGHPGGGQPGAGMPPGQLPPQQ
- a CDS encoding ABC transporter substrate-binding protein yields the protein MDTQTRSLPGRVRLLAGAGAAALTLTASLATPLNPSPAQARAAGDGEKVLTVAVAQSVDSLSPFLAVRLLSTSIQRLMYEFLTNYDPEDARAVPGLATTWESSPDKLTWTYTIRSDSTWSDGKRVTAEDAAWTFNKMMTDQGAATANGSFVGNFEKVTAASPTKLVIELKKPQATMTALDVPIVPKHVWEKVGDFSKFNNDSSFPVVGNGPFVLTDYKADSYVRLKANKTFWRGAPKFDELVFRYYKDQDAAVSALRKGEVSFVAGSPSLTPAQAASLEGERNIRVNDAPGRRFYALATNPGARAKDGRTFGDGHPSLLDQRVRHALFMAVDREAIIDKVFRGHAVEGEGYIPPRFSQYFWKPSASRKLAYDPAKAARLLDQAGYRLDGDGRRVGKDGEPITYRVLCHATDPNDKAVGKYLQEWWGKLGIGVRLDCLDNVTDPWLAGKYDLAFDGWSVNPDPDFVLSIHTCAALPATPKDTGATDNFICDKRYDELYARQLAEYDPAARADLVKQMQARLYDLGYMNVMAYPNAVEAYRTDQIESITTMPAKAGNIYGQDGYWSWWSAVPADSGDSSGGSSSTGVVLGVVGGVVALAALGGFAAMRRRATAEDRE